A single genomic interval of Burkholderia cepacia ATCC 25416 harbors:
- a CDS encoding TonB-dependent siderophore receptor: MGNESSTGPSSTDFPIMVSIRLTYRRRPAPDRHLPRAARPAAPAAPGHLARRLAGAVLVSALLPLPALADTDTDAAPAAQRAARRAFDIPAGPLEAALNRFGRDAGILLAFPAELTAGLTSGCVQGRFDVDGALDRLLAGTGLVALRQPGGGYTLKRADGTVARPVAAGVAAGAELPAITVRDSALRAESYRAPKEAGVLRSDIPLLDTAQAVNIVPAQVLRDQRPRNLDDALGNVSGITQGNTLAGTQDTIMKRGFGGNRDGSLMQNGMPLVQGRAFNAAVDSVEVLKGPTSLLYGLMDPGGVVNVVTKQPQLVRYNAISLGASTFGHGKNGGSATFDSTGPVGDSRLAYRLIVDQSNEQYWRNFGEYRQTFVAPSLAWYGRDTQVVVSYQYRTFHSPFDRGTALDPRTNAPLDIPARRRLDEPFNNMDGESHLAQLSVDHQFNADWSAHLGYSYNRETYDANQLRTTGVDPVKGTLSRSNDATHGSLSTDSYGIGYVNGKLVLGGMRHDVQVGFDTEYRRIYRKDMLRQAVKTPFSYVDPVYGLLPPSSTVSASDSDQTDTLHDASAFVQDTIHLTDKWIVSGGLRYITYNQVAGRGRPFTANTDLSGSKWLPRAGVVYKWTDTFSLYGSYSQSLKPSSSIAPMTGYIIDGATPPEEATAWEVGGKLDLPGGMTGTLALFNIDKKNVLVSQYNDATKLTDWRTSGKARSRGIELDVSGRIGERVNVIASYAYIDAKTTEDPLYAGNQLWNVARHTASLAAVYDVGTLAGGDDLRVGADVRYVGARPGDSANSFTLPSYVLADAFATYDTRIGKQKLSFQLNVKNLFNRTYYPSSANRYFVAIGDARQVSLLTTLQF, translated from the coding sequence ATGGGTAATGAAAGCAGCACTGGCCCATCGTCCACCGACTTCCCGATCATGGTTTCCATCCGTCTCACGTATCGGCGCCGTCCGGCGCCCGACCGACATCTGCCGCGCGCCGCGCGCCCGGCCGCACCTGCCGCGCCCGGGCACCTCGCGCGCCGGCTCGCCGGTGCCGTCCTGGTGTCCGCGCTGCTGCCGCTGCCCGCGCTGGCCGACACCGACACCGATGCGGCGCCGGCCGCGCAGCGCGCGGCACGCCGTGCGTTCGACATTCCGGCCGGGCCGCTCGAAGCGGCGCTGAACCGGTTCGGCCGCGACGCGGGCATCCTGCTCGCGTTTCCGGCCGAGCTGACGGCCGGCCTGACGAGCGGCTGCGTGCAGGGCCGCTTCGACGTCGACGGGGCGCTCGACCGCCTGCTGGCAGGCACGGGGCTCGTCGCGTTGCGGCAGCCCGGCGGCGGCTACACGCTGAAGCGCGCGGACGGCACGGTCGCACGACCCGTGGCGGCCGGCGTGGCCGCGGGCGCCGAGTTGCCGGCGATCACGGTGCGCGACAGCGCGCTGCGCGCCGAAAGCTATCGCGCGCCGAAGGAGGCGGGCGTGTTGCGTTCCGACATCCCGCTGCTCGACACCGCGCAGGCCGTCAACATCGTGCCGGCACAGGTGCTGCGCGACCAGCGTCCGCGCAATCTGGACGACGCGCTCGGCAACGTCAGCGGCATCACGCAGGGCAACACGCTCGCGGGCACGCAGGACACGATCATGAAGCGCGGCTTCGGCGGCAATCGCGACGGCTCGCTCATGCAGAACGGGATGCCGCTCGTGCAGGGGCGCGCGTTCAACGCGGCGGTCGACAGCGTCGAGGTGCTGAAGGGGCCGACGTCGCTGCTGTATGGGCTGATGGACCCGGGCGGCGTGGTCAACGTCGTCACGAAACAGCCGCAGCTCGTGCGCTACAACGCGATCTCGCTCGGCGCGTCGACGTTCGGGCACGGCAAGAACGGCGGCAGCGCGACCTTCGATTCGACGGGGCCGGTCGGCGATTCGCGGCTCGCGTACCGGCTGATCGTCGATCAATCGAACGAGCAGTACTGGCGCAACTTCGGCGAATACCGGCAGACCTTCGTCGCCCCGTCGCTCGCGTGGTACGGCCGCGATACGCAGGTCGTGGTGTCCTACCAGTACCGGACCTTCCATTCGCCGTTCGATCGCGGCACGGCGCTCGACCCGCGTACCAACGCGCCGCTCGACATTCCCGCGCGGCGGCGCCTCGACGAGCCGTTCAACAACATGGACGGCGAATCGCACCTCGCGCAGCTGAGCGTCGATCACCAGTTCAACGCGGACTGGAGCGCGCATCTCGGCTACAGCTACAACCGCGAGACCTACGACGCGAACCAGTTGCGCACGACGGGCGTCGATCCGGTGAAGGGCACGCTGTCGCGCAGCAACGATGCGACGCACGGCTCGCTCAGCACCGACAGCTACGGAATCGGCTACGTGAACGGCAAGCTGGTGCTCGGCGGGATGCGGCACGACGTGCAGGTCGGCTTCGATACCGAATACCGTCGCATCTACCGCAAGGACATGCTGCGGCAGGCCGTGAAGACGCCGTTCAGCTATGTCGATCCCGTCTACGGGCTGCTGCCGCCGTCGAGCACGGTGTCCGCGAGCGACAGCGACCAGACCGACACGCTGCACGATGCGTCCGCGTTCGTGCAGGACACGATCCACCTGACCGACAAGTGGATCGTGTCGGGCGGGCTGCGCTACATCACGTACAACCAGGTCGCGGGGCGCGGCCGGCCGTTCACCGCGAACACCGATCTCAGCGGCTCGAAGTGGCTGCCGCGCGCGGGCGTCGTCTACAAGTGGACCGATACGTTCTCGCTGTACGGCAGCTATTCGCAGTCGCTGAAGCCGTCCTCGTCGATCGCGCCGATGACGGGCTACATCATCGACGGCGCGACGCCGCCCGAGGAAGCGACCGCGTGGGAAGTGGGCGGCAAGCTCGACCTGCCGGGCGGGATGACGGGCACGCTGGCACTCTTCAACATCGACAAGAAGAACGTGCTCGTGTCGCAATACAACGACGCGACCAAGCTGACCGACTGGCGCACGTCGGGCAAGGCGCGCTCGCGCGGGATCGAGCTCGACGTGTCGGGCCGGATCGGCGAGCGCGTGAACGTGATCGCGAGCTACGCGTACATCGACGCGAAGACGACCGAGGATCCGCTTTACGCGGGCAACCAGCTGTGGAACGTCGCGCGCCATACGGCGTCGCTCGCGGCCGTCTACGATGTCGGCACGCTGGCCGGCGGCGACGACCTGCGCGTCGGCGCGGACGTGCGCTACGTCGGCGCGCGGCCCGGCGATTCGGCGAACAGCTTCACGCTGCCGTCGTACGTGCTCGCCGACGCGTTCGCGACCTACGACACGCGGATCGGCAAGCAGAAGCTGTCGTTCCAGCTCAACGTGAAGAACCTCTTCAACCGCACCTATTACCCGTCGAGCGCGAACCGTTATTTCGTCGCGATCGGCGATGCGCGACAGGTGTCGCTGCTCACCACGCTGCAGTTCTGA
- a CDS encoding LysR family transcriptional regulator has protein sequence MIRELRTLVAVAREGTFAAAGHRIGLTQAAVSAQMQRLEAELGFALFDRHGRSARLNEMGHHVLDQAQALLGLYENLSSTAPGSPAAVRVTIGAIASVQSALLPAALADFHRRHPACRTRVIPGLSIELVNRVDAGEIDMAAIIRPPFSLQSDLHWTTLAQEPFRLIVPRGVKGKDWAELLAREPFVRYDRASFGGRQVDRFLKKMHLAVRDTCELDELDAIVKLVGNGVGVAIVPQTAVYRRWPAGVRAIDLGHHTFHRDIGLVHRARRTMSEPAQQLAQLIEAASRRRAPPQAA, from the coding sequence ATGATCCGCGAACTGAGAACCCTCGTCGCCGTCGCCCGGGAAGGCACGTTCGCCGCGGCAGGCCACCGTATCGGGCTCACGCAGGCGGCCGTCAGCGCGCAGATGCAGCGTCTCGAAGCCGAGCTCGGCTTCGCGCTGTTCGACCGGCACGGCCGGTCGGCGCGGCTCAACGAAATGGGCCATCACGTGCTCGACCAGGCGCAGGCGCTGCTCGGCCTGTACGAGAACCTGAGCTCGACGGCCCCCGGCTCGCCGGCCGCCGTGCGCGTGACGATCGGCGCGATCGCGTCGGTGCAGAGCGCGCTGCTGCCGGCCGCGCTCGCCGATTTCCATCGCCGCCATCCCGCGTGCCGCACGCGCGTGATACCGGGGCTGTCGATCGAGCTGGTCAACCGGGTCGACGCGGGCGAGATCGACATGGCCGCGATCATCCGGCCGCCGTTTTCGCTGCAGAGCGACCTGCACTGGACGACGCTCGCGCAGGAACCGTTCCGGCTGATCGTGCCGCGTGGCGTGAAAGGCAAGGACTGGGCCGAACTGCTCGCGCGCGAACCGTTCGTGCGCTACGACCGCGCATCGTTCGGCGGGCGCCAGGTCGATCGTTTCCTGAAAAAGATGCACCTCGCGGTGCGCGACACGTGTGAGCTCGACGAACTCGACGCGATCGTCAAGCTGGTCGGGAACGGCGTCGGCGTCGCGATCGTCCCGCAGACCGCCGTCTATCGCCGCTGGCCGGCCGGCGTGCGCGCGATCGACCTTGGACACCATACGTTCCACCGCGACATCGGGCTCGTGCACCGCGCGCGGCGGACGATGTCGGAGCCGGCGCAGCAGCTCGCGCAACTGATCGAAGCGGCGTCACGACGGCGCGCGCCGCCGCAGGCGGCATAG
- a CDS encoding VOC family protein gives MSLSPFHLAIPVYDLAAARDFYGRVFGLAEGRSSAQWVDFDFYGHQLVIHEHPKTASQESAHTNAVDGHDVPVPHFGIVLDWASWEALAERLRSFGVTFVIEPYVRFQGQVGEQATMFLFDPCGNALEFKAFRDIGQLFAK, from the coding sequence ATGAGTCTTTCCCCGTTTCACCTGGCGATCCCGGTCTACGACCTGGCGGCCGCGCGCGATTTCTACGGCCGTGTATTCGGGCTGGCGGAGGGGCGTTCGAGCGCGCAGTGGGTCGACTTCGACTTCTACGGGCATCAGCTCGTGATCCACGAGCATCCGAAGACCGCATCGCAGGAAAGCGCGCATACGAACGCGGTCGACGGTCACGACGTGCCGGTGCCGCATTTCGGGATCGTGCTCGACTGGGCGAGCTGGGAAGCGCTGGCCGAGCGGCTGAGATCGTTCGGCGTGACCTTCGTGATCGAGCCGTATGTGCGCTTCCAGGGGCAGGTCGGCGAGCAGGCGACGATGTTCCTGTTCGATCCGTGCGGCAATGCACTCGAATTCAAGGCGTTCCGCGATATCGGCCAGTTGTTCGCGAAGTGA
- a CDS encoding flavin reductase family protein, which produces MDSHIAPVELKKAYRLLNHGPTVLVSARHDGVDNVMAAAWACALDFLPPKLTVVLDKSAKTRELVERSGTFVIQVPTAAQLQLTHAVGSHSLAERPDKLREAGVTLFDVEGHDLPFVAGCSGWLACRLVPEPHNQQTYDLFIGEVVAAWSDTRVFRDGHWYFESADPALRSLHYIAGGNFYAIGESLHVDPDVK; this is translated from the coding sequence ATGGACAGTCACATCGCTCCGGTGGAGCTGAAGAAAGCCTACCGTCTCCTCAACCACGGCCCGACCGTGCTCGTGTCGGCCCGCCACGACGGCGTCGACAACGTGATGGCCGCCGCGTGGGCGTGCGCGCTGGACTTCCTGCCGCCGAAGCTGACGGTCGTGCTCGACAAGTCCGCGAAGACGCGCGAGCTCGTCGAGCGCAGCGGCACGTTCGTGATCCAGGTGCCGACGGCCGCGCAACTGCAGCTCACGCATGCGGTCGGCAGCCACAGTCTCGCCGAGCGGCCGGACAAGCTGCGCGAGGCGGGCGTCACGCTGTTCGACGTCGAAGGCCACGACCTGCCGTTCGTCGCCGGCTGCTCGGGCTGGCTCGCGTGCAGGCTGGTTCCCGAGCCGCACAACCAGCAGACCTACGACCTGTTCATCGGCGAGGTGGTCGCGGCGTGGTCCGACACGCGCGTGTTCCGCGACGGTCACTGGTATTTCGAATCGGCCGATCCGGCACTGCGCAGCCTGCACTACATCGCGGGCGGCAATTTCTATGCGATCGGCGAATCGCTGCACGTCGATCCGGACGTGAAGTAA
- a CDS encoding LysR family transcriptional regulator produces the protein MDLNLRDIRAFVTVAHAGNFTRAAARLHLSQPALTVQIRRLEEIVGARLFDRNSRSVALTQTGRELLPLLQRSLDDMERVLRDARALGEGTSGTVRLACLPTFASSVLPELIQSFRRDVPRAGFEIRDGVASLVTALVRNEEADLGLTGGDTFDASLEVLYAGADRLVAVCPKDHPLARKRRVSTADVAAVPLVLTAQGTSVRSVVDAALDAAGCTPDIACEPTYMMTAVAMVRGGLGVTILPATAREVRAEPELVAKPIDDPAFVRPIALVTKRGRTLPRVAQAFAETMLTELKKRA, from the coding sequence ATGGATCTGAATCTTCGCGACATTCGCGCGTTCGTCACCGTCGCGCACGCCGGCAACTTCACGCGCGCCGCCGCGCGGCTGCACCTGTCGCAGCCGGCGCTGACCGTGCAGATCCGCCGGCTCGAGGAAATCGTCGGCGCGCGCCTGTTCGACCGCAACAGCCGCAGCGTCGCGCTCACGCAGACCGGGCGCGAGCTGCTGCCGCTGCTGCAGCGTTCGCTCGACGACATGGAGCGCGTGCTGCGCGACGCGCGCGCGCTCGGCGAAGGCACGAGCGGCACGGTGCGGCTCGCGTGCCTGCCGACCTTCGCGTCCAGCGTGCTGCCGGAGCTGATCCAGTCGTTCCGGCGCGACGTGCCGCGCGCGGGCTTCGAGATCCGCGACGGCGTCGCGAGCCTCGTCACCGCGCTCGTGCGCAACGAGGAGGCCGATCTCGGACTGACGGGCGGCGACACGTTCGATGCGTCGCTGGAGGTGCTGTATGCGGGCGCCGACCGGCTCGTCGCCGTGTGCCCGAAGGATCATCCGCTCGCGCGCAAGCGCCGCGTGAGCACCGCCGATGTCGCGGCCGTGCCGCTCGTGCTCACCGCGCAGGGCACGAGCGTGCGCAGCGTCGTCGATGCCGCGCTGGACGCGGCCGGCTGCACGCCCGACATCGCGTGCGAGCCGACCTACATGATGACGGCCGTCGCGATGGTGCGCGGCGGGCTCGGCGTGACGATCCTGCCCGCGACCGCGCGCGAGGTGCGCGCCGAGCCCGAGCTGGTGGCGAAGCCGATCGACGATCCCGCGTTCGTGCGGCCGATCGCGCTCGTCACGAAGCGCGGCCGCACGCTGCCGCGCGTCGCGCAGGCGTTCGCGGAAACCATGCTGACGGAATTGAAAAAGCGCGCGTGA
- a CDS encoding CitMHS family transporter: protein MLPLLGLGTIVVLLAAILSKRMSPLVALIIVPIAASLIGGFGLHTSKFVVDGLKGLAPVVGMFVFAILYFGTITDAGTLDPIIDRILRAVGTRPTRIVMGTTLLALLIHLDGSGAVCFLVTIPAVLPLYDRLKMDRRVLAAAVSMAAGINFLPWTGPMIRASASLHLPVSALFNPLIPVQAIGLVFVFGVAYWLGRREEKRLGLSRDDASIPLPTRELTPDEQALRRPHLFWFNLVLTLVVLGTMVVMGEKIPPAIMFMVGLCIALMVNYPDVDMQRKRIDAHARAALMMAGILLAAGVFTGIMQGSGMLKAMAQAAVGFVPPSMAGHIPVALGLASMPLSMLFDPDSFYFGVLPVIAEVAGQLGVPAVQVGQAALLGQMTTGFPVSPLTPATFLVVGLCGIELAEHQKFTFPLLFGASIVMTIACVVLGIF from the coding sequence ATGCTGCCGTTACTCGGGCTTGGCACGATCGTCGTGCTGCTGGCCGCGATTCTGTCGAAGCGGATGTCGCCGCTCGTCGCGCTGATCATCGTGCCGATCGCCGCATCGCTGATCGGCGGCTTCGGGCTGCACACCAGCAAGTTCGTCGTCGACGGGCTGAAGGGCCTCGCGCCCGTGGTGGGGATGTTCGTGTTCGCGATCCTCTATTTCGGCACGATCACCGACGCCGGCACGCTCGACCCGATCATCGACCGCATCCTGCGCGCGGTCGGCACGCGGCCGACGCGCATCGTGATGGGCACGACGCTGCTCGCGCTGCTGATCCACCTCGACGGCTCGGGCGCCGTGTGTTTCCTCGTGACGATTCCGGCCGTGCTGCCGCTGTACGACCGGCTGAAGATGGACCGGCGCGTGCTGGCCGCCGCGGTGTCGATGGCCGCGGGCATCAACTTCCTGCCGTGGACGGGGCCGATGATCCGCGCGTCCGCTTCGCTGCATCTGCCGGTGTCGGCGCTGTTCAATCCGCTGATCCCGGTGCAGGCGATCGGGCTCGTGTTCGTGTTCGGCGTCGCGTACTGGCTCGGGCGGCGCGAGGAGAAGCGGCTCGGCCTGTCGCGCGACGATGCGTCGATTCCGTTGCCGACCCGCGAGCTGACGCCCGACGAGCAGGCGCTGCGCCGGCCGCACCTGTTCTGGTTCAACCTCGTGCTGACGCTCGTCGTGCTCGGCACGATGGTCGTGATGGGCGAGAAGATCCCGCCGGCGATCATGTTCATGGTCGGGCTGTGCATCGCGCTGATGGTGAACTACCCGGACGTCGACATGCAGAGGAAGCGCATCGACGCGCATGCGCGCGCGGCGCTGATGATGGCCGGCATCCTGCTCGCGGCCGGCGTGTTCACGGGGATCATGCAGGGCAGCGGGATGCTGAAGGCGATGGCGCAGGCGGCGGTCGGCTTCGTGCCGCCGTCGATGGCCGGCCACATCCCGGTCGCGCTCGGCCTCGCGTCGATGCCGCTCAGCATGCTGTTCGATCCCGATTCGTTCTACTTCGGCGTCCTGCCCGTGATCGCGGAGGTGGCCGGCCAGCTCGGCGTACCGGCCGTGCAGGTCGGGCAGGCCGCGCTGCTCGGCCAGATGACCACCGGTTTCCCGGTCAGCCCGCTGACGCCCGCGACCTTCCTCGTCGTCGGCCTGTGCGGCATCGAGCTGGCCGAGCACCAGAAGTTCACGTTTCCGCTGCTGTTCGGCGCGTCGATCGTGATGACGATCGCGTGCGTCGTGCTGGGCATCTTTTGA
- a CDS encoding acyclic terpene utilization AtuA family protein, with the protein MTAKQPERRVRIGAGAGYSGDRIEPAVELAEHGQLDYLVFECLAERTIAIAQQARRQDPSLGYDPLLDARMRAVLPVAVPNGVRIVSNMGAANPRAAARRTARIAQSLGVAGLKVAAVEGDDVLDVVLRGAFRFEESGDDVAAYRDRIVSANAYLGAAPIVDALAAGADVVLTGRVADPSLFAAPLIHAFGWRMDDWDTLGAATVVGHLLECAGQVTGGYFADPGYKDVPNLARLGFPIGEVAADGSVVITKVPHAGGRVSAATCKEQLLYEIHDPARYLQPDVVADFTHVAVAEEAADRVRVTGGRGTARPDTLKVSVAYVDGWIGEGQISYGGPGALERARLALGIVRERLALTGVAATELRFDLIGVDALYGDATPAVRGEPAEVRVRVAGRAASAGEAARIGNEVETLYTNGPAGGGGAFKSTREVIAVQSVLLPRAAVTPSFSFVEA; encoded by the coding sequence ATGACAGCAAAGCAACCTGAACGGCGCGTGCGCATCGGCGCGGGCGCCGGCTACTCGGGCGACCGGATCGAGCCCGCGGTCGAGCTGGCCGAACACGGGCAGCTCGACTATCTCGTCTTCGAATGCCTGGCCGAGCGCACGATCGCGATCGCGCAGCAGGCGCGGCGCCAGGACCCGTCGCTCGGCTACGACCCGCTGCTGGACGCGCGGATGCGCGCCGTGCTGCCGGTTGCCGTGCCGAACGGCGTGCGCATCGTGTCGAACATGGGTGCGGCGAATCCGCGGGCGGCCGCACGGCGCACCGCACGGATCGCGCAATCGCTCGGCGTCGCCGGGCTGAAGGTCGCGGCCGTCGAAGGCGACGACGTGCTCGACGTCGTACTGCGCGGCGCGTTTCGCTTCGAGGAATCGGGCGACGACGTCGCCGCGTATCGCGACCGCATCGTGTCCGCGAACGCGTATCTCGGCGCCGCGCCGATCGTCGATGCGCTCGCGGCCGGCGCGGACGTCGTGCTGACCGGGCGCGTCGCCGATCCGTCGCTGTTCGCCGCGCCGCTGATCCACGCGTTCGGCTGGCGGATGGACGACTGGGACACGCTCGGGGCCGCGACGGTCGTCGGCCACCTGCTCGAATGCGCGGGGCAGGTGACGGGCGGTTATTTCGCCGACCCCGGCTACAAGGACGTGCCGAACCTCGCGCGGCTCGGGTTTCCGATCGGCGAAGTCGCGGCGGACGGCTCGGTCGTGATCACCAAGGTGCCGCACGCGGGCGGCCGCGTGAGCGCGGCGACCTGCAAGGAACAGCTGCTCTACGAGATACACGATCCGGCGCGGTACCTGCAGCCCGACGTCGTCGCGGATTTCACGCACGTCGCCGTCGCCGAGGAGGCGGCGGACCGCGTGCGTGTGACGGGCGGGCGCGGCACGGCGCGGCCCGACACGCTCAAGGTGTCGGTGGCGTATGTCGACGGCTGGATCGGCGAAGGCCAGATCTCGTACGGCGGCCCGGGCGCGCTCGAACGCGCGCGTCTCGCGCTCGGGATCGTCCGCGAGCGGCTGGCATTGACCGGCGTCGCCGCGACCGAGCTGCGCTTCGACCTGATCGGCGTCGATGCGCTGTATGGCGACGCGACGCCGGCCGTGCGCGGCGAGCCGGCCGAGGTGCGTGTGCGGGTGGCCGGCCGCGCGGCGAGCGCCGGCGAAGCGGCGCGGATCGGCAATGAAGTCGAGACGCTCTATACGAACGGGCCGGCCGGCGGCGGCGGCGCGTTCAAGTCGACGCGCGAGGTGATCGCCGTGCAGTCGGTGCTGCTGCCGCGCGCGGCCGTGACGCCGTCGTTTTCATTCGTGGAGGCATGA